From Pseudomonas sp. CCI4.2, one genomic window encodes:
- a CDS encoding DMT family transporter, which translates to MQYLFPLLTIVIWSANNVVNKLTVGVIFPAEIGFYRWLLAGILFTPFLLRPVIKNWEVIKPNLKKIAVLGVLGMAVYQSLAYFAASMTTATNMGIILSLMPMIALGLSITTLGTRLTTGALVGAVLSFSGVTVVVSAGSLSALMERGLNLGDAMILVATFAYAVYSTLLKKWQMHLPPLQLLYLQIWVAVAVLFPMFLLSPKAGLNSSNIPLILYACIPTSMLAPLLWMHSIHRLGPSRTSMFLNLMPLTTALIASAVLGEHLASYHLIGGGLTLFGVVLAERWTTPLGVAQRAL; encoded by the coding sequence ATGCAATATCTATTTCCGCTACTGACGATTGTTATCTGGTCAGCCAACAACGTGGTCAACAAACTCACGGTGGGCGTGATATTTCCTGCCGAGATCGGTTTCTATCGCTGGTTGCTGGCGGGTATTTTGTTCACCCCGTTTTTGCTTCGGCCGGTGATCAAGAACTGGGAGGTGATCAAACCCAATTTGAAAAAAATAGCGGTCCTTGGCGTGCTGGGCATGGCGGTTTACCAAAGCCTGGCGTACTTCGCCGCGTCGATGACCACCGCCACCAATATGGGCATCATTTTATCGTTGATGCCGATGATCGCTCTGGGGTTGTCGATTACGACCTTGGGCACTCGGTTAACCACCGGTGCCTTGGTGGGCGCAGTGCTGTCGTTCAGCGGCGTGACGGTGGTGGTTTCGGCCGGGAGCCTGAGCGCCTTGATGGAGCGGGGTCTTAACCTCGGCGACGCGATGATATTGGTCGCCACGTTCGCGTACGCCGTCTACAGCACCCTGTTGAAAAAGTGGCAGATGCACCTACCGCCGCTGCAATTGCTGTATTTGCAGATTTGGGTCGCCGTGGCAGTGTTGTTTCCCATGTTCCTGCTGTCGCCCAAAGCCGGACTGAACTCAAGCAATATTCCGCTGATTTTGTATGCGTGCATCCCGACCTCAATGCTCGCCCCACTGCTGTGGATGCATTCTATTCATCGTCTGGGCCCAAGTCGCACCTCCATGTTTCTCAACCTGATGCCCCTCACGACGGCGCTGATCGCATCGGCCGTGCTGGGCGAGCATCTGGCGTCCTATCACTTGATCGGCGGCGGACTGACGTTGTTCGGTGTGGTGCTAGCGGAACGCTGGACCACACCGTTGGGTGTCGCACAACGGGCGTTATAA
- a CDS encoding triacylglycerol lipase, with protein sequence MTQKLATRYPLIMVPGLLGFVRLVLYPYWYGIVTTLRRGGAKVFPVLVSSINSTEVRGEQLLQQIEKILLETGAAKVNLIGHSQGALTIRYAAAKRPDLVASVTSVAGPNHGSELADYLERSFPAGTAKGRLLNLVLRLLAWLMALLETGYHGPRFPVDIDASHQSLTTNGVALFNSRYPQGLPETWGGQGPEEVNGVRYYSWSGTLQPGRTDRGRNRLDGTNRTCQLFARTFTREVGQCDGMVGRFSSHLGTVIGDDYPLDHFDIVNQSLGLVGTGAEPVRLFTEHAERLKAAGL encoded by the coding sequence ATGACGCAAAAACTTGCTACGCGCTATCCGTTGATCATGGTTCCAGGGTTGCTGGGGTTCGTTCGTTTGGTGCTGTACCCCTACTGGTACGGCATCGTGACGACCTTGCGTCGCGGCGGCGCAAAGGTGTTCCCGGTCTTGGTGTCCTCGATCAATTCCACCGAAGTGCGCGGCGAACAGCTGTTGCAGCAGATCGAAAAGATTCTGCTGGAGACCGGTGCGGCCAAGGTGAACTTGATCGGCCACAGCCAAGGTGCCCTGACCATTCGGTATGCCGCCGCTAAGCGCCCTGATCTTGTGGCCTCTGTCACCAGTGTTGCGGGGCCTAATCATGGCTCCGAGTTAGCGGATTACCTGGAGCGAAGTTTTCCCGCCGGCACGGCCAAGGGGCGGCTACTTAACCTCGTGCTGCGGCTATTGGCTTGGTTGATGGCGTTGCTGGAAACCGGCTACCACGGCCCCAGATTCCCGGTGGACATCGACGCATCGCATCAGTCGCTGACCACTAATGGCGTGGCGCTGTTCAACAGTCGTTATCCCCAAGGCTTGCCGGAAACATGGGGCGGGCAGGGGCCAGAGGAAGTCAATGGCGTACGTTATTATTCGTGGTCCGGCACCTTGCAACCGGGGCGCACTGATCGTGGGCGCAATCGGTTGGATGGGACCAATCGCACCTGTCAGCTGTTTGCCCGTACCTTTACCCGGGAAGTCGGGCAGTGCGACGGCATGGTCGGGCGCTTCAGTTCGCACTTGGGCACTGTCATCGGCGACGACTACCCCCTTGACCACTTCGATATCGTCAATCAGTCGTTGGGACTGGTGGGGACGGGCGCCGAGCCCGTGCGCTTGTTTACCGAACATGCCGAGCGGCTGAAAGCGGCGGGGTTATAA
- the osmE gene encoding osmotically-inducible lipoprotein OsmE yields the protein MYKQTLATLSVLAVLAGCSTTTQNPVDFVTYRNEPLVKQVEKGMNEQQVLTIGGEPSSRQHRMVHPGSCNNYVLNHEGSKQTYYVAFDGNGKVDTKGFMTCDQREANERAM from the coding sequence ATGTACAAGCAAACCTTGGCAACACTGAGCGTGCTCGCCGTTCTGGCCGGTTGCTCGACCACCACCCAAAACCCGGTGGATTTCGTCACTTATCGCAACGAGCCGCTGGTCAAGCAAGTTGAAAAAGGCATGAACGAACAACAAGTGCTGACGATTGGCGGTGAGCCGTCTTCCCGTCAGCACCGCATGGTCCACCCTGGCAGTTGCAACAACTACGTGCTAAACCACGAAGGCAGCAAACAAACCTACTACGTGGCGTTTGACGGCAATGGCAAGGTCGACACCAAGGGTTTCATGACCTGCGACCAACGCGAAGCGAACGAGCGCGCCATGTAA
- a CDS encoding ferritin-like domain-containing protein, which yields MSDVQQLTDVNTLRQRARQNVENGAVTEGYSADREEVVRLLNASLATELVCVLRYKRHYYMATGLKAHVAAEEFLEHAGQENEHADLLAERIVQLGGEPEFNPDLLSKNSHAQYVAGNTLKEMVYEDLVAERIAIDSYREIIQYIGEQDPTSRRIFETILAQEEEHADDMADLLKDM from the coding sequence ATGAGCGATGTGCAGCAATTAACGGATGTGAATACCCTGCGCCAACGCGCGCGTCAGAATGTGGAAAACGGTGCCGTGACCGAGGGTTACAGCGCTGACCGCGAAGAAGTGGTCCGTTTACTCAACGCATCCCTGGCCACTGAGTTGGTCTGCGTCCTGCGTTACAAACGTCACTACTACATGGCCACCGGCCTGAAAGCGCACGTGGCCGCCGAAGAGTTTCTGGAACATGCGGGGCAAGAAAACGAACACGCCGACCTACTCGCCGAGCGCATCGTGCAGCTGGGCGGCGAACCGGAATTTAACCCGGACCTGCTGTCGAAAAACTCCCACGCGCAGTACGTTGCTGGCAACACGCTGAAAGAGATGGTCTACGAAGACCTGGTCGCCGAGCGAATCGCCATCGACAGCTACCGCGAAATTATCCAATACATCGGCGAACAAGATCCGACATCACGACGGATCTTCGAAACTATATTGGCGCAAGAAGAAGAACACGCCGATGACATGGCCGATCTTTTGAAAGATATGTAA
- a CDS encoding bacteriocin immunity protein, producing the protein MWVEFKNELSDYTEYQFAKVIQAIKDCEGSEDFQAQLIVHLNSLAADAGGSDLIYYPEEGADSSAEGVVRSIHTWCSAHGLPSFKSPF; encoded by the coding sequence GTGTGGGTGGAATTCAAGAACGAGCTTTCTGATTACACCGAATACCAGTTCGCGAAAGTGATTCAAGCAATAAAGGACTGTGAGGGGTCCGAGGACTTTCAAGCTCAGTTGATCGTTCATCTCAACAGCTTGGCAGCAGACGCTGGAGGCTCCGACTTGATTTACTACCCTGAAGAGGGTGCAGATAGCTCCGCTGAAGGGGTCGTCCGGAGTATCCATACGTGGTGCTCAGCTCACGGATTACCAAGTTTTAAATCACCTTTCTGA
- a CDS encoding bacteriocin immunity protein yields MKNSLSDYTEFQFMKFVETIFEENNADRNDARLNELLLQFEKLTGHPAGMDLIYYPESGEECTPASITETVKNGARKTVFLGSNRPFNSFRRCGWNSRTSFLITPNTSSRK; encoded by the coding sequence ATGAAAAATAGCCTCTCGGATTACACCGAGTTTCAGTTCATGAAGTTCGTGGAAACAATTTTCGAAGAGAACAATGCTGACAGAAATGACGCTCGTTTAAATGAGTTACTGCTCCAATTTGAAAAACTGACCGGGCACCCCGCCGGCATGGATTTGATTTACTACCCGGAGTCTGGCGAAGAATGCACGCCAGCAAGTATCACTGAGACCGTAAAAAATGGCGCGAGGAAAACCGTCTTCCTGGGTTCAAACCGGCCTTTTAATTCTTTTCGGAGGTGTGGGTGGAATTCAAGAACGAGCTTTCTGATTACACCGAATACCAGTTCGCGAAAGTGA
- a CDS encoding bacteriocin immunity protein, whose amino-acid sequence MLKQKVDMPSCYSISTKLLLHPAGSDLLYYPQPGADESPEGVVQENQTWCLANGVPGLKSAF is encoded by the coding sequence ATGTTGAAACAGAAAGTTGACATGCCGAGTTGTTATTCCATTTCAACAAAATTGCTCCTTCACCCTGCCGGGTCAGACCTTTTGTATTACCCGCAGCCAGGTGCAGATGAGTCCCCGGAAGGTGTCGTTCAAGAGAATCAGACGTGGTGCCTGGCCAATGGCGTACCAGGTCTCAAGTCGGCTTTCTGA
- a CDS encoding AsmA family protein, with product MTRRRKIVNWTGIIFVLLVAILAIVIVTFDWNRIKPTLNEKVSAALHRPFAINGNLAVLWQREPDQDGWRGWLPWPHFIAEDLTLGNPDWSKNPQMVTLKRVEFRLAPLPLLVHQVVIPRIDLTAPNAKLERLADGRANWTFDLPPSDPNAEPSKWVLDIGAIKFDKGLVSLNDQSLKTQLDLVIDPLGKPIPFSDIVGTSEAKKAQDKGTAPQDYAFALTVKGQYHDQKLSGNGKVGGLLALKDAGQPFPVQADMQIADTRIGVAGTLTDPENLGALDLRLKLAGSSLGNLYPLTGVNLPDSPAYSTDGHLIAKLHDAAGASFRYEGFNGKIGNSDIHGDLGYVASQPRPKLTGALVSEQLLFTDLAPLIGADSNAAQKKRGGDSKQPAGKVLPVEEFHTDRWRVMDADVEFTGKKIVQSASLPFTDLYTHVVLDDGQLNLQPLRFGVAGGKLDADIRLDGRSTPLQGRAKITARNFKLKQLFPTFEPMKTSFGELNGDADLSGRGNSVSALLGTSNGELKMLVNDGAISRSLMEIAGLNVGNYVVGKMFGDKEVKINCAAADMGIKDGLATTKLFVFDTENAIVYINGTANFSSEQLDLKINPESKGFRVFSLRSPLYVRGTFGKPDAGVQSGPLILRGAGMVLLGAVMGPAAGLLALVAPSGGEPNQCAPLLEQMKAGKAPKTVK from the coding sequence ATGACGCGTCGCCGTAAAATTGTTAACTGGACGGGCATCATCTTTGTGCTGCTAGTGGCCATTCTGGCCATTGTGATCGTCACGTTCGATTGGAACCGAATCAAACCCACACTCAATGAAAAAGTCTCCGCCGCTTTGCATCGGCCCTTTGCGATCAACGGCAACCTTGCCGTGCTGTGGCAGCGTGAGCCCGATCAAGACGGCTGGCGGGGTTGGTTGCCGTGGCCGCACTTCATCGCCGAAGACCTGACCCTGGGTAATCCTGACTGGTCGAAGAATCCGCAGATGGTCACCCTTAAACGAGTTGAGTTTCGCCTGGCGCCCTTGCCATTGTTAGTGCATCAAGTGGTGATCCCCAGAATCGACCTGACCGCGCCCAACGCCAAACTGGAGCGTCTGGCCGATGGCCGCGCCAACTGGACGTTTGATCTGCCCCCGTCCGACCCCAACGCCGAACCGTCGAAATGGGTACTGGACATCGGCGCGATCAAATTCGACAAAGGCTTGGTGAGCCTCAACGACCAAAGCCTGAAAACCCAGCTGGACTTGGTAATCGACCCATTGGGCAAACCGATCCCGTTTAGCGACATCGTTGGCACCAGTGAAGCGAAGAAAGCCCAGGACAAAGGCACCGCGCCGCAGGACTACGCGTTCGCCCTGACCGTTAAAGGCCAGTACCACGATCAAAAACTCAGCGGCAACGGCAAAGTCGGTGGCTTGCTGGCGCTTAAAGATGCCGGGCAGCCATTCCCGGTCCAGGCCGACATGCAAATCGCCGACACCCGAATTGGGGTGGCCGGCACCCTGACTGACCCTGAAAACCTCGGCGCGCTGGATTTACGCCTGAAGCTGGCGGGCAGCAGCTTGGGCAATCTGTACCCATTGACGGGGGTTAACTTGCCGGATTCACCGGCATACTCCACCGATGGCCACTTGATCGCGAAATTGCACGATGCCGCTGGGGCGTCGTTTCGCTATGAAGGCTTCAACGGCAAGATCGGCAACAGCGACATCCACGGCGATCTTGGCTACGTCGCCAGCCAGCCGCGCCCGAAGCTGACCGGCGCGCTGGTGTCCGAGCAGCTATTGTTCACTGACCTGGCGCCATTGATTGGCGCCGACTCCAATGCCGCACAGAAAAAACGCGGCGGCGACAGCAAACAGCCCGCAGGCAAAGTGCTGCCGGTGGAGGAGTTTCACACCGATCGTTGGCGGGTCATGGATGCCGACGTCGAGTTTACCGGCAAGAAAATCGTCCAGAGCGCCAGCTTGCCGTTTACCGACCTGTATACCCACGTCGTACTCGATGACGGCCAACTCAACCTGCAACCGCTGCGCTTTGGCGTGGCCGGCGGCAAACTCGATGCCGACATCCGGCTGGACGGCCGCTCCACACCGCTTCAAGGGCGAGCAAAAATCACGGCCCGCAACTTCAAGCTCAAGCAGTTGTTCCCGACGTTTGAGCCGATGAAAACCAGCTTCGGTGAATTGAATGGCGACGCCGACCTCAGCGGCCGGGGGAATTCAGTGTCGGCGCTGCTGGGCACATCCAATGGTGAATTGAAAATGCTGGTCAATGACGGCGCCATTAGCCGCAGCTTGATGGAAATCGCCGGGCTCAACGTTGGCAACTACGTGGTTGGCAAAATGTTTGGCGACAAGGAAGTGAAAATCAACTGTGCCGCGGCCGACATGGGCATCAAGGACGGCTTGGCGACCACCAAACTGTTCGTCTTTGACACCGAAAACGCCATCGTCTACATCAACGGCACCGCAAACTTCAGCAGCGAGCAACTGGACCTGAAGATCAACCCAGAATCCAAAGGCTTCCGCGTGTTCTCCCTGCGTTCGCCGCTGTACGTACGCGGCACCTTCGGCAAACCCGACGCGGGCGTACAGTCCGGCCCATTGATCCTGCGTGGCGCGGGCATGGTGCTGCTCGGTGCAGTAATGGGACCCGCAGCCGGGCTATTGGCCTTGGTTGCACCCAGCGGCGGTGAACCCAACCAATGCGCGCCGTTGCTGGAACAGATGAAAGCCGGTAAGGCACCGAAAACGGTGAAGTAG
- a CDS encoding TetR family transcriptional regulator → MLPRAEQKQQTRHALLDAAHSLMASGRGFGSLSLREVAKTAGIVPTGFYRHFEDMDQLGLALVSEVGQTFRKTIRLVRHNKSVVGGIIEGSVKIFLEVVGANRSQFLFLAREQYGGSLQVRQALGALREGISADLAADLALMPKLQHLDADDLSVMADLVVKSVFAMLPELIDPPAETLADHLTPRAKITQQLRFIFIGANHWQGLGSTE, encoded by the coding sequence ATGCTGCCCCGTGCCGAACAGAAACAACAAACTCGCCATGCCTTGCTCGACGCCGCCCACAGCTTGATGGCGAGCGGCCGTGGATTTGGCAGCCTGAGCCTGCGTGAAGTCGCGAAAACCGCCGGAATCGTACCGACCGGGTTCTATCGGCACTTCGAAGACATGGACCAACTGGGCTTGGCGCTGGTCTCTGAAGTGGGTCAGACCTTTCGCAAAACCATTCGCCTGGTGCGTCACAACAAATCCGTTGTGGGCGGCATCATCGAAGGCTCGGTGAAAATATTTCTGGAAGTGGTGGGTGCCAACCGTTCGCAGTTCCTGTTTCTGGCCCGCGAACAATATGGCGGCTCGCTGCAAGTGCGCCAAGCGCTGGGTGCCCTTCGTGAAGGCATCAGCGCCGACTTGGCTGCCGACTTGGCGTTGATGCCCAAGTTGCAACATCTGGACGCCGACGATTTATCAGTGATGGCTGACCTTGTGGTCAAGAGTGTGTTCGCCATGCTCCCGGAACTGATCGACCCTCCCGCAGAGACCCTCGCCGATCACCTCACCCCCCGCGCCAAAATTACCCAGCAATTGCGCTTTATCTTTATCGGCGCCAACCACTGGCAAGGGCTTGGCAGCACCGAGTGA
- the ureE gene encoding urease accessory protein UreE yields MLVIHRRIDSRTEWAAELHLNFEARSKSRLRCVTAEGEDVGLFLERAQPPLRDGECLQAEDGRIVRVCARPEQLMHVTCSNTHELTRAAYHLGNRHVALQVGDGWLRLLDDYVLKAMLDQLGATTEAIEAPFHPEHGAYGGGHHHSRPGEEDFNYPPRLHQFGVRT; encoded by the coding sequence ATGCTGGTGATTCACCGAAGAATAGATTCACGCACCGAATGGGCAGCCGAGCTGCATTTGAACTTCGAGGCGCGCAGCAAAAGCCGCCTTCGTTGCGTCACTGCCGAGGGCGAGGACGTCGGTCTGTTCCTTGAGCGCGCCCAACCACCGTTGCGCGATGGCGAATGCCTGCAAGCGGAGGACGGACGTATCGTTCGTGTTTGCGCGCGACCTGAGCAATTGATGCACGTGACCTGCAGCAATACCCACGAGCTAACCCGCGCGGCCTATCACCTGGGCAACCGACACGTGGCACTGCAAGTGGGCGACGGTTGGTTGCGCTTGCTGGACGATTACGTGCTCAAAGCCATGCTTGATCAACTGGGTGCCACCACCGAAGCCATCGAAGCGCCCTTTCACCCTGAACACGGTGCGTATGGCGGTGGCCATCATCACTCTCGGCCCGGTGAAGAAGATTTCAATTACCCACCGCGCCTGCATCAATTCGGCGTGCGCACGTGA
- a CDS encoding urease accessory protein UreF, translated as MNNAWALLRLASPQLPIGGYSYSQGLEMAVENALVNDTRSAGRWIGDQLLLNLARFEAPLLLAHCTAAAEDDWAQLLQLSQEHRASRETRELFQESRQMGYSLHQLLSGLPELDAPARTFLEQLPEPHFALGWALAARAWGISPQDALAAWLWSWLENQLAVLMKTLPLGQQAAQRLTSELLPLLQQAQQHASNIDPIHYGSAAFGLSLASMGHERQYSRLFRS; from the coding sequence GTGAACAACGCGTGGGCGCTGCTGCGCTTGGCCAGCCCGCAGTTGCCGATTGGTGGTTACAGCTACTCGCAAGGTCTGGAAATGGCAGTCGAGAACGCACTGGTCAATGACACCCGCAGCGCCGGACGCTGGATCGGCGATCAACTGCTGCTCAATCTGGCCCGCTTTGAAGCCCCGTTATTGCTCGCGCATTGCACGGCGGCGGCCGAGGACGATTGGGCGCAGTTGCTGCAACTGAGTCAGGAACACCGCGCCAGCCGGGAAACCCGCGAGCTGTTTCAAGAAAGCCGGCAGATGGGCTATTCCCTGCACCAATTGCTCAGCGGGCTACCCGAGTTGGACGCCCCCGCACGAACCTTTTTAGAGCAATTGCCTGAGCCGCATTTCGCTTTGGGCTGGGCCTTGGCTGCCCGTGCGTGGGGGATTAGCCCGCAAGACGCCCTGGCCGCCTGGTTGTGGAGCTGGCTGGAAAACCAATTGGCGGTGTTGATGAAAACCCTGCCGCTGGGCCAGCAAGCCGCGCAACGCCTGACCAGCGAGTTATTGCCGCTATTGCAACAGGCGCAGCAGCACGCGTCGAACATCGACCCGATACATTACGGCAGCGCGGCGTTTGGCTTGTCGCTGGCGAGCATGGGCCATGAACGTCAATACAGCCGCCTGTTTAGGTCCTGA
- the ureG gene encoding urease accessory protein UreG produces the protein MNSQPLRIGIGGPVGSGKTALTLALCLALRDRYNLAVVTNDIYTREDADFLVRNEALAPERIIGVETGGCPHTAIREDASINLEAVDQLNRRFPGLDVIIVESGGDNLSATFSPELSDLTIYVIDVSAGDKLPRKGGPGICKSDLLVINKVDLAPLVGASLEMMDRDTKKMRGEKPFVFSNQKTGLGLEQIIAFIERQGLLTEAA, from the coding sequence ATGAACAGCCAACCTCTGCGTATTGGCATCGGTGGCCCGGTCGGTTCCGGCAAGACAGCCCTGACCCTGGCGCTGTGCCTGGCCCTGCGTGACCGTTACAACCTGGCCGTGGTCACCAATGACATCTACACCCGTGAAGACGCAGATTTTCTGGTGCGCAACGAAGCCTTGGCGCCTGAACGCATCATCGGTGTTGAAACCGGCGGCTGCCCGCACACAGCGATTCGCGAAGACGCTTCGATTAATCTCGAAGCGGTAGACCAGTTGAACCGGCGCTTTCCAGGCCTGGACGTGATCATTGTTGAATCGGGCGGTGACAACTTATCCGCGACGTTTAGCCCTGAGCTGTCGGACCTGACGATCTACGTGATCGACGTGTCTGCCGGTGACAAGCTGCCGCGTAAGGGCGGGCCAGGCATTTGTAAGTCCGATTTGCTGGTAATCAACAAAGTCGACCTGGCACCGCTGGTGGGGGCATCTCTGGAAATGATGGACCGCGATACCAAGAAAATGCGCGGCGAGAAGCCGTTCGTGTTCAGCAATCAGAAAACCGGCCTCGGGCTGGAACAGATCATCGCGTTCATCGAGCGCCAAGGCCTGCTGACTGAAGCGGCTTGA
- a CDS encoding AGE family epimerase/isomerase, producing the protein MPDVSSSASQSEMTAVFAAIQLHFQQVIVPLWLGPGWNSQLALPYEAVDAHHQPLPPQRYRAMACARQLYLFSSLIDQPAVPEARGRAAALFRSLQQHFHDAEHGGWFYSIDPQGKPLDQRKDLYTHAFIIFACAHYWAKVRELLVESVLNAALTVVAERFADGTGLYEASLGQDWSSLGSGPLQNPLMHLAEAFLATVSVREDKPTQAALAQLVDAMQQRFVDPVHGVMLEKPLGAVDNWFEPGHQFEWFFLLASSPLLRDSPLHGSLTRAFDYTEQQGVDPLTGAVKATLDVDGTARDGTQRIWAQAEYLRALALRPDSDQALAQQLKALQQRFLHPTGWHECLDDQGNVSRSDMPSTTPYHLATCYSGLAGYFNR; encoded by the coding sequence ATGCCCGATGTTTCCAGCTCCGCCTCTCAGTCTGAAATGACCGCCGTATTCGCCGCCATCCAGCTGCATTTTCAGCAAGTCATCGTGCCGCTTTGGCTTGGCCCTGGCTGGAATTCGCAGTTGGCGCTGCCGTATGAAGCGGTGGATGCCCATCATCAGCCATTGCCGCCTCAGCGTTACCGCGCCATGGCCTGTGCGCGTCAGCTGTATTTGTTTTCCAGCTTGATCGACCAACCTGCCGTGCCTGAAGCGAGAGGTCGTGCAGCGGCGCTGTTTCGGTCCCTGCAGCAGCATTTCCACGATGCCGAGCACGGCGGCTGGTTCTACAGCATCGACCCGCAGGGTAAGCCGCTGGATCAGCGCAAAGACCTGTACACCCACGCCTTCATCATTTTCGCCTGTGCTCATTACTGGGCCAAAGTGCGCGAGCTGTTGGTGGAATCAGTGCTCAACGCCGCGCTCACGGTGGTTGCCGAACGCTTTGCCGACGGCACCGGGTTGTATGAAGCGAGCCTCGGTCAGGACTGGTCATCGCTAGGCAGTGGCCCGTTGCAGAACCCGTTAATGCACTTGGCCGAAGCCTTTCTCGCGACCGTGTCAGTCCGTGAAGACAAGCCTACCCAAGCGGCATTGGCGCAATTGGTCGACGCCATGCAGCAGCGTTTCGTTGATCCGGTACACGGCGTGATGCTAGAAAAACCGCTGGGCGCTGTGGATAACTGGTTCGAACCCGGTCATCAGTTTGAATGGTTCTTTTTGTTGGCGTCTTCGCCGCTGCTGCGTGACAGCCCTTTGCATGGGTCATTGACCCGAGCGTTCGATTACACCGAGCAACAAGGTGTCGATCCGCTGACCGGGGCAGTTAAGGCGACGCTGGACGTTGATGGCACTGCGCGCGACGGCACCCAACGCATTTGGGCACAGGCGGAATACTTGCGGGCATTGGCGTTGCGACCTGACAGCGACCAAGCATTGGCTCAGCAGTTGAAGGCGTTGCAACAGCGCTTTCTGCACCCGACGGGTTGGCATGAATGTCTGGACGACCAAGGCAACGTCAGCCGCAGCGACATGCCATCGACCACGCCCTACCATCTGGCGACCTGCTATAGCGGGTTGGCGGGGTATTTCAACCGCTGA
- a CDS encoding SDR family oxidoreductase, producing the protein MTSTVFITGATSGFGEACARKFAEAGWSLVLTGRREERLNALCAELSKQTKVHGLVVDVRDRAAMESAIAGLPAEFATIRGLINNAGLALGVDPAPKCDLDDWDTMVDTNVKGLMYTTRLLLPRLIAHGRGAAIINLGSIAGNYAYPGSHVYGATKAFVKQFSLNLRCDLIGTGVRVTNLEPGLCESEFSLVRFAGDKERYDATYAGAEAIQPQDIADTIFWLMNTPAHVNVNSLELMPVSQTWAGFAIDRTRG; encoded by the coding sequence ATGACGTCCACTGTATTCATTACCGGTGCCACCTCCGGCTTTGGCGAAGCCTGCGCCCGCAAATTTGCCGAAGCTGGCTGGTCGCTTGTGCTGACGGGTCGTCGTGAAGAGCGCCTGAATGCGCTGTGCGCTGAATTGTCGAAACAGACCAAGGTCCATGGCCTGGTGGTGGACGTGCGTGACCGTGCGGCCATGGAGAGCGCCATTGCCGGTTTGCCGGCTGAATTCGCGACCATTCGCGGGTTGATCAACAACGCCGGTCTGGCATTGGGTGTTGATCCGGCGCCGAAATGCGATCTGGACGACTGGGACACCATGGTCGACACCAACGTCAAAGGCCTGATGTACACCACCCGTTTGCTGTTGCCGCGCCTGATCGCTCACGGCCGTGGTGCGGCGATCATCAACCTGGGTTCAATCGCCGGCAACTACGCGTATCCGGGCAGCCACGTCTATGGCGCGACCAAAGCATTCGTTAAGCAGTTCTCGTTGAACCTGCGCTGCGATTTGATTGGTACCGGCGTGCGGGTGACCAACCTTGAGCCGGGACTGTGTGAAAGCGAATTCTCGCTGGTGCGTTTCGCGGGCGACAAAGAACGTTATGACGCCACGTACGCGGGTGCCGAAGCAATCCAGCCGCAAGACATCGCCGACACGATTTTCTGGCTGATGAACACCCCGGCGCACGTCAACGTCAACAGCCTGGAATTGATGCCGGTCAGCCAGACCTGGGCTGGTTTTGCGATTGACCGCACGCGCGGCTGA